Proteins encoded within one genomic window of Brassica rapa cultivar Chiifu-401-42 chromosome A09, CAAS_Brap_v3.01, whole genome shotgun sequence:
- the LOC103839226 gene encoding 1,2-dihydroxy-3-keto-5-methylthiopentene dioxygenase 4: MALDAWLMDDSNEDQRLPHHPNPKELLTMDYLAELGVLYWKLNPENYENDSELGKIRDERGYDYMDMLDLCPEKVSNYEEKLKNFFTEHIHKDEEIRYCLAGSGYFDVRDKDDRWIRIWMKPGDLIVLPAGIYHRFTLDTSNYIKLMRLFVGEPVWTPYNRPQEEHPVRKEYIKSLTHKFGESIQAH, encoded by the exons ATGGCTCTCGAT GCATGGTTAATGGATGATAGCAATGAAGATCAGAGACTTCCTCATCATCCTAACCCCAAAGAACTCCTCACTATGGACTACTTGGcag AACTGGGAGTATTGTACTGGAAGTTGAACCCTGAGAACTACGAGAATGATTCCGAGCTAGGCAAGATTAGAGATGAAAGGGGTTACGATTACATG GATATGCTTGATCTGTGTCCCGAGAAAGTCAGCAACTACGAGGAGAAGCTGAAGAACTTTTTCACAGAACACATTCACAAGGACGAAGAGATTCGTTACTGCCTAGCGGGAAGTGGCTACTTTGATGTTAGGGACAAGGATGACCGTTGGATCCGAATCTGGATGAAACCGGGCGATCTCATTGTCCTTCCTGCCGGAATCTACCACCGGTTCACGCTCGACACCAGCAACTACATCAAG CTAATGAGGCTGTTTGTGGGAGAACCGGTTTGGACACCATATAACCGGCCGCAGGAAGAACACCCGGTTAGGAAGGAGTATATAAAGAGCTTAACCCACAAGTTTGGAGAAAGCATTCAAGCTCATTAA
- the LOC103839223 gene encoding uncharacterized protein LOC103839223 isoform X2: MMDTVAVNGTPIKKLLEEEMSKEMELTVGSTNLVAKLMGLDSFPHANSSKPRLRRSLSHGECRDVYEILDKPGMDIVREKFLEAKRLVTDEKLRHSEEFQEAMKVLSSNKELFLEFLQESNNFFSHHLPEKSKRITILKPSKTIDDDDDKLGEEAAAAIEEDYPKKQSTRIVVLKPTNGLVTKTSSCPTSPRGLLEERKANDVVVRRVKRQDETSHSSVFSNGYIVDDSYDADSEIMSPVSRHSWDYINKYDSPFSSSSPFSRASGSQEESSSVCREAKKRLSERWALMAASNQNLQEEKVIEKKGGNISLGDMLALSDSMTDLRTEEANDGNKENGFSREEGNSKPFKGLMRSKSLPESSTSLAHNKGNPKVPEQLTKSKSLKWSLKGKVSNFLFSRSKKASAERSNEANPESLESRCNDESLSARSMVSQEARLSTCFPASVLETSSDEDDEIFFNSSVLNRSSSSSLEPEMTMSNLLGKSPSIGRNFSFNDSTVARCHSSKRSTTISTRDEEEDLRLLINTLLSAANLDEESVPSSIIDNLLSKWHSVESPLDPSLRESYADSTEQQKHGSNVKKLVFDLVNTLLLELTPSYLGHGSHHMLLLSGKTLGVYVINRMRECLKGNGRVEYRWWDEDGDLSSLAVNKVVRTEVAEIGSKESLRLEMECMGEEIELKLLEELVEEVLMDFSEQSKLDIPNIC; encoded by the exons ATGATG GATACAGTTGCAGTCAATGGAACACCAATAAAGAAGCTTTTAGAGGAAGAGATGTCGAAAGAAATGGAATTAACTGTCGGTTCGACGAATTTGGTTGCCAAGTTAATGGGTCTTGACTCTTTTCCACATGCTAACAGCTCGAAGCCTCGGCTTAGGAGGTCACTAAGCCATGGAGAGTGTAGAGATGTCTATGAGATTTTGGATAAACCAGGCATGGACATTGTCCGCGAGAAGTTCTTGGAGGCGAAACGTTTGGTTACAGACGAGAAGCTTCGTCATTCGGAGGAGTTTCAAGAAGCTATGAAAGTTTTGAGTTCGAACAAAGAGTTGTTCCTCGAGTTTTTGCAAGAGTCGAATAACTTCTTCTCTCATCATCTCCCGGAGAAGTCGAAGCGGATCACTATTCTGAAGCCTTCAAAGaccattgatgatgatgatgataagttGGGTGAAGAAGCAGCAGCAGCCATTGAAGAAGATTATCCGAAGAAGCAATCAACTAGAATAGTTGTTCTGAAACCTACTAATGGCCTTGTCACAAAAACTTCATCATGTCCAACGTCACCAAGAGGTTTGCTTGAGGAGAGAAAGGCAAACGATGTGGTGGTTAGGAGAGTAAAGAGACAGGATGAAACTTCACATTCTTCTGTCTTCTCCAACGGCTATATAGTTGATGATAGTTATGATGCAGATTCTGAGATCATGTCGCCTGTTTCTAGGCATTCATGGGACTATATCAACAAGTATGACagtcctttctcttcttcttctccttttagCAGAGCTTCTGGTTCTCAAGAGGAGTCGTCATCAGTCTGCAGAGAAGCCAAGAAACGGCTCTCGGAGAGATGGGCATTGATGGCAGCATCAAATCAGAATTTGCAGGAGGAGAAAGTTATTGAGAAGAAAGGTGGGAACATTTCTTTAGGTGATATGCTTGCACTTTCAGATTCTATGACTGATCTTAGAACTGAAGAAGCAAATGATGGTAATAAAGAAAATGGTTTCAGTAGAGAGGAAGGCAATTCAAAGCCATTTAAAGGCCTTATGAGGTCAAAATCTCTCCCTGAATCATCCACAAGTCTTGCTCACAACAAGGGCAATCCCAAAGTTCCTGAGCAGCTTACAAAGTCAAAGAGCTTGAAATGGTCTCTGAAGGGTAAGGTCTCAAACTTTCTTTTCTCAAGGAGCAAGAAAGCAAGTGCTGAGAGATCTAATGAGGCAAATCCTGAAAGCTTGGAGTCTCGTTGTAATGATGAATCATTGTCTGCCAGAAGCATGGTTTCTCAGGAG GCAAGACTATCAACTTGCTTTCCAGCTTCAGTCTTGGAGACTTCTtctgatgaagatgatgaaatctTTTTTAACTCCTCTGTTTTGAATAGATCATCATCCTCTTCTCTTG aaCCGGAGATGACGATGTCCAACTTACTAGGCAAATCTCCTTCCATTGGTAGAAACTTCTCATTCAACGACTCAACAGTAGCTCGGTGCCACTCATCAAAACGCTCTACTACTATTTCCACAAGagacgaggaagaagatttGCGTCTCCTCATCAACACACTCTTATCAGCAGCTAATCTCGATGAAGAGTCAGTACCATCGTCCATCATAGACAATCTTTTGTCTAAATGGCATTCTGTAGAAAGCCCACTGGACCCATCTCTGAGAGAGAGCTACGCAGACTCAACGGAACAGCAAAAACACGGATCAAACGTGAAGAAGCTAGTGTTTGACCTTGTTAATACACTGCTCTTGGAGCTAACACCGAGCTATCTTGGACATGGTAGCCATCATATGCTTCTTCTCTCTGGTAAGACGTTGGGAGTTTATGTGATAAACAGAATGCGAGAATGTTTAAAGGGTAACGGAAGAGTGGAGTATCGGTGGTGGGATGAAGACGGAGACTTGAGCAGTTTGGCGGTGAATAAAGTGGTGAGGACTGAAGTGGCGGAGATTGGTTCGAAGGAGAGTTTGAGGTTGGAAATGGAATGCATGGGGGAAGAAATAGAGTTGAAGTTGCTGGAGGAGTTAGTGGAGGAGGTGTTGATGGATTTTTCAGAACAATCCAAATTAGACATTCCAAATATTTGTTAA
- the LOC103839223 gene encoding uncharacterized protein LOC103839223 isoform X1, producing the protein MNRNRRRNVQQPHGCLGRMVNLFDFGTVASGKKLLTDKPYFDDGSIKRNQLDLLEDKVDTVAVNGTPIKKLLEEEMSKEMELTVGSTNLVAKLMGLDSFPHANSSKPRLRRSLSHGECRDVYEILDKPGMDIVREKFLEAKRLVTDEKLRHSEEFQEAMKVLSSNKELFLEFLQESNNFFSHHLPEKSKRITILKPSKTIDDDDDKLGEEAAAAIEEDYPKKQSTRIVVLKPTNGLVTKTSSCPTSPRGLLEERKANDVVVRRVKRQDETSHSSVFSNGYIVDDSYDADSEIMSPVSRHSWDYINKYDSPFSSSSPFSRASGSQEESSSVCREAKKRLSERWALMAASNQNLQEEKVIEKKGGNISLGDMLALSDSMTDLRTEEANDGNKENGFSREEGNSKPFKGLMRSKSLPESSTSLAHNKGNPKVPEQLTKSKSLKWSLKGKVSNFLFSRSKKASAERSNEANPESLESRCNDESLSARSMVSQEARLSTCFPASVLETSSDEDDEIFFNSSVLNRSSSSSLEPEMTMSNLLGKSPSIGRNFSFNDSTVARCHSSKRSTTISTRDEEEDLRLLINTLLSAANLDEESVPSSIIDNLLSKWHSVESPLDPSLRESYADSTEQQKHGSNVKKLVFDLVNTLLLELTPSYLGHGSHHMLLLSGKTLGVYVINRMRECLKGNGRVEYRWWDEDGDLSSLAVNKVVRTEVAEIGSKESLRLEMECMGEEIELKLLEELVEEVLMDFSEQSKLDIPNIC; encoded by the exons ATGAATCGGAATCGAAGAAGAAACGTTCAGCAGCCTCACGGATGTTTGGGTCGGATGGTAAACCTATTCGACTTCGGAACAGTTGCTTCTGGGAAGAAGCTTCTCACTGATAAACCCTACTTCGATGATG GTTCTATAAAGAGGAATCAACTTGATCTGTTAGAAGATAAAGTT GATACAGTTGCAGTCAATGGAACACCAATAAAGAAGCTTTTAGAGGAAGAGATGTCGAAAGAAATGGAATTAACTGTCGGTTCGACGAATTTGGTTGCCAAGTTAATGGGTCTTGACTCTTTTCCACATGCTAACAGCTCGAAGCCTCGGCTTAGGAGGTCACTAAGCCATGGAGAGTGTAGAGATGTCTATGAGATTTTGGATAAACCAGGCATGGACATTGTCCGCGAGAAGTTCTTGGAGGCGAAACGTTTGGTTACAGACGAGAAGCTTCGTCATTCGGAGGAGTTTCAAGAAGCTATGAAAGTTTTGAGTTCGAACAAAGAGTTGTTCCTCGAGTTTTTGCAAGAGTCGAATAACTTCTTCTCTCATCATCTCCCGGAGAAGTCGAAGCGGATCACTATTCTGAAGCCTTCAAAGaccattgatgatgatgatgataagttGGGTGAAGAAGCAGCAGCAGCCATTGAAGAAGATTATCCGAAGAAGCAATCAACTAGAATAGTTGTTCTGAAACCTACTAATGGCCTTGTCACAAAAACTTCATCATGTCCAACGTCACCAAGAGGTTTGCTTGAGGAGAGAAAGGCAAACGATGTGGTGGTTAGGAGAGTAAAGAGACAGGATGAAACTTCACATTCTTCTGTCTTCTCCAACGGCTATATAGTTGATGATAGTTATGATGCAGATTCTGAGATCATGTCGCCTGTTTCTAGGCATTCATGGGACTATATCAACAAGTATGACagtcctttctcttcttcttctccttttagCAGAGCTTCTGGTTCTCAAGAGGAGTCGTCATCAGTCTGCAGAGAAGCCAAGAAACGGCTCTCGGAGAGATGGGCATTGATGGCAGCATCAAATCAGAATTTGCAGGAGGAGAAAGTTATTGAGAAGAAAGGTGGGAACATTTCTTTAGGTGATATGCTTGCACTTTCAGATTCTATGACTGATCTTAGAACTGAAGAAGCAAATGATGGTAATAAAGAAAATGGTTTCAGTAGAGAGGAAGGCAATTCAAAGCCATTTAAAGGCCTTATGAGGTCAAAATCTCTCCCTGAATCATCCACAAGTCTTGCTCACAACAAGGGCAATCCCAAAGTTCCTGAGCAGCTTACAAAGTCAAAGAGCTTGAAATGGTCTCTGAAGGGTAAGGTCTCAAACTTTCTTTTCTCAAGGAGCAAGAAAGCAAGTGCTGAGAGATCTAATGAGGCAAATCCTGAAAGCTTGGAGTCTCGTTGTAATGATGAATCATTGTCTGCCAGAAGCATGGTTTCTCAGGAG GCAAGACTATCAACTTGCTTTCCAGCTTCAGTCTTGGAGACTTCTtctgatgaagatgatgaaatctTTTTTAACTCCTCTGTTTTGAATAGATCATCATCCTCTTCTCTTG aaCCGGAGATGACGATGTCCAACTTACTAGGCAAATCTCCTTCCATTGGTAGAAACTTCTCATTCAACGACTCAACAGTAGCTCGGTGCCACTCATCAAAACGCTCTACTACTATTTCCACAAGagacgaggaagaagatttGCGTCTCCTCATCAACACACTCTTATCAGCAGCTAATCTCGATGAAGAGTCAGTACCATCGTCCATCATAGACAATCTTTTGTCTAAATGGCATTCTGTAGAAAGCCCACTGGACCCATCTCTGAGAGAGAGCTACGCAGACTCAACGGAACAGCAAAAACACGGATCAAACGTGAAGAAGCTAGTGTTTGACCTTGTTAATACACTGCTCTTGGAGCTAACACCGAGCTATCTTGGACATGGTAGCCATCATATGCTTCTTCTCTCTGGTAAGACGTTGGGAGTTTATGTGATAAACAGAATGCGAGAATGTTTAAAGGGTAACGGAAGAGTGGAGTATCGGTGGTGGGATGAAGACGGAGACTTGAGCAGTTTGGCGGTGAATAAAGTGGTGAGGACTGAAGTGGCGGAGATTGGTTCGAAGGAGAGTTTGAGGTTGGAAATGGAATGCATGGGGGAAGAAATAGAGTTGAAGTTGCTGGAGGAGTTAGTGGAGGAGGTGTTGATGGATTTTTCAGAACAATCCAAATTAGACATTCCAAATATTTGTTAA
- the LOC103839225 gene encoding chlorophyllase-2, chloroplastic has product MSPSFLFFILFLIKEMSSSSSANSFEDGKFKTDLLTVGLSSCCWKTPSSSPTPQSPPKRLLVATPVEEGEYPVVMLLHGYLLYNSFYSQLMLHVSSHGFIVIAPQLYSIAGPDTMDEIKSTVEIIDWLSAGLNHFLPPQVTPNLSKLALSGHSRGGKTAFAVALKKFGYSSDLKISALIGIDPVDGMGKGKQTPPPVLTYEPNSFDLDKMPVLVIGSGLGEISPNLLFPPCAPPGVNHRDFFQECQGPAWHFVAKDYGHLDMLDDDTEGIRGKISHYLCKNGEERRPMRRFVGGSIVAFLMAYLEGDDSELVKIKDKSHEGVPVEIQEFEVKN; this is encoded by the exons ATGTCCccctcttttcttttctttattttgtttttgataaagGAAATGTCCTCTTCATCATCAGCAAACTCCTTTGAGGATGGCAAATTCAAAACAGATCTCTTAACAGTAGGCTTATCATCTTGCTGCTGGAAAACGCCCTCTTCTTCTCCGACTCCGCAGTCTCCGCCGAAGAGGCTTTTGGTGGCAACGCCGGTGGAGGAAGGAGAATATCCGGTGGTGATGCTCCTCCATGGTTACCTTCTGTACAACTCATTTTATTCCCAGCTTATGTTGCATGTCTCTTCCCATGGCTTCATTGTCATCGCTCCGCAG TTATATAGCATTGCCGGACCAGACACGATGGACGAGATTAAATCAACTGTGGAGATTATTGATTGGTTATCAGCCGGACTAAACCACTTTCTTCCACCACAAGTAACACCAAACCTATCTAAACTCGCACTCTCCGGCCATAGCCGTGGCGGTAAAACCGCATTTGCCGTGGCCTTAAAGAAATTTGGATACTCGTCCGACCTAAAGATCTCGGCATTGATCGGTATAGATCCGGTCGATGGGATGGGGAAAGGGAAACAAACCCCTCCTCCAGTTTTAACCTACGAACCAAACTCATTTGACCTGGACAAAATGCCTGTTCTAGTGATCGGTTCGGGACTTGGTGAAATTAGCCCGAACCTGTTATTTCCTCCGTGCGCGCCTCCCGGAGTGAACCACCGAGATTTCTTCCAGGAATGTCAAGGTCCAGCGTGGCATTTTGTCGCAAAGGATTACGGGCATTTGGACATGCTTGATGATGATACTGAAGGGATTAGAGGCAAGATTTCTCACTATTTGTGTAAGAATGGTGAAGAGAGAAGACCAATGAGGAGATTTGTTGGTGGAAGTATTGTGGCGTTTTTGATGGCTTATTTGGAAGGAGATGATAGTGAATTGGTTAAAATCAAAGATAAGTCTCACGAGGGTGTTCCTGTCGAAATTCAGGAGTTTGAGGTTAAAAACTAG